The following proteins are co-located in the Sulfurospirillum deleyianum DSM 6946 genome:
- the mltA gene encoding murein transglycosylase A gives MRYFLFSSFVFMVVFSGCASKLSPTSQDDTFATTLQEQTKQFERFSHEENFDELLMLFRENCKAPQTQKVYAKVCEQSLHVKDAKAFFQNAFVLKKVEPNEQRSMLTGYYEPLLHGSMKKSKRFAYPVYGKPKDLIKIVGEKDAKMRGRSVKGKVVPYFTRAEIAKRKMKAEILCYVDDKIDLFFMEVQGSGRVELEDGRVMFIGYADSNGHTYKSLGREMVNRGIFATPEEVSMQKIKAWLEAHPTKRDELLNTNPSYVFFRKMEQKATGSLGVVLTPERSVAVDRAFIPLGSLLALKSESPQYKVEKFVFAQDTGGAIKGPNRADMFMGYGERAKWVAGELQAPLEVWIMEPKF, from the coding sequence ATGCGCTATTTTCTTTTTTCTTCGTTTGTTTTTATGGTCGTTTTTTCAGGCTGTGCTTCTAAACTCTCTCCCACATCGCAAGATGATACATTTGCTACAACGCTTCAAGAACAAACTAAACAGTTTGAACGCTTTAGTCATGAGGAGAATTTTGATGAGCTTTTGATGCTTTTTCGTGAAAATTGTAAGGCACCCCAGACGCAAAAAGTTTATGCCAAAGTGTGCGAACAATCTTTACATGTAAAGGATGCAAAAGCCTTTTTTCAAAACGCTTTTGTACTCAAAAAGGTTGAGCCTAACGAGCAACGCTCTATGCTCACAGGTTATTATGAACCCCTTTTACATGGAAGTATGAAAAAGAGTAAACGCTTTGCGTATCCTGTTTATGGTAAACCCAAAGATTTGATTAAAATTGTGGGTGAAAAGGACGCAAAAATGCGTGGACGCTCTGTAAAGGGAAAGGTTGTTCCTTATTTTACGAGAGCAGAAATTGCCAAGCGTAAGATGAAAGCAGAGATTTTGTGTTACGTGGACGATAAAATTGACCTCTTTTTTATGGAAGTACAAGGCTCAGGCAGGGTAGAGCTTGAAGATGGAAGAGTAATGTTTATAGGCTACGCTGATAGTAACGGACACACATACAAATCACTCGGACGAGAGATGGTCAATAGAGGGATTTTTGCAACGCCTGAAGAGGTCTCTATGCAAAAAATCAAAGCGTGGTTAGAAGCACACCCCACAAAAAGAGATGAACTTTTAAATACTAACCCAAGTTATGTCTTTTTTCGCAAAATGGAACAAAAAGCAACGGGAAGTTTGGGCGTTGTGTTAACGCCTGAGCGCTCTGTGGCAGTGGATAGAGCGTTTATTCCTCTAGGTTCACTTTTAGCACTTAAGAGCGAATCGCCTCAGTATAAGGTTGAAAAGTTTGTGTTTGCGCAAGACACGGGTGGGGCAATTAAAGGACCCAATCGTGCGGATATGTTTATGGGGTATGGGGAACGAGCCAAATGGGTTGCTGGTGAGCTTCAAGCGCCATTGGAAGTATGGATTATGGAGCCGAAGTTTTAA
- a CDS encoding MFS transporter: MLKTVFPLTLIISLRFLGLFIVLPVLSVYALHLEGSNEFLVGITIGGYAITQMFLQIPFGILSDKIGRKVTIFIGLVIFMIGSLVCGLSESIYGLMIGRFLQGAGAIGAVGTAMISDMVKEEVRAKAMAIMGGSIAASFALSMMLGSLIGGYYGVDKLFFLTALFCLLAIIILYTKVPNPPKIVHHYGADEAELKHIFKDKNLMKMNITNMLQKGMMTLAFMVIPIIMFKEFGFEKKELWMVYLPAMICGVLAMAPSAILGEKKHKAKEMLMIGIVFFGISYVMMGYAKSAPWFIVGVVLFFIGFNIHEPLMQSMASKYAKIHQKGAALGVFNSFGYAGTFVGGVFGGFFLQHFGIMEIAWVMFIACILWLFLIATLHNPSINKNLYLPFETIDLTRVLHLSHVKGIIEWYRNESEQLLVIKYDSQLTDKETILAVLE; this comes from the coding sequence ATGTTAAAAACTGTTTTCCCCCTAACCCTGATTATTTCGCTTCGTTTCTTAGGTCTTTTTATCGTCTTACCTGTGCTTTCTGTTTATGCGCTTCACTTAGAAGGTTCCAATGAATTTTTAGTGGGTATTACCATTGGTGGATATGCCATAACCCAAATGTTTTTGCAAATTCCCTTTGGGATTCTCTCCGATAAAATTGGACGTAAAGTCACCATTTTTATTGGCTTAGTTATCTTTATGATAGGCTCACTGGTGTGTGGTTTGAGTGAGAGCATTTATGGTTTGATGATAGGTCGTTTTTTACAAGGTGCTGGTGCGATTGGTGCGGTTGGAACCGCGATGATTAGCGATATGGTCAAAGAAGAAGTGCGTGCCAAAGCCATGGCGATTATGGGAGGAAGTATTGCGGCAAGTTTTGCGCTTTCCATGATGCTAGGCTCACTCATTGGCGGGTACTATGGGGTGGATAAACTCTTTTTTCTGACCGCTCTTTTTTGTCTTTTAGCGATTATTATTCTCTACACTAAAGTTCCCAATCCTCCTAAAATTGTCCATCATTACGGTGCCGATGAGGCAGAGCTTAAACACATTTTTAAAGATAAAAATCTTATGAAAATGAACATCACCAACATGCTTCAAAAAGGGATGATGACCCTAGCGTTTATGGTCATTCCTATCATTATGTTTAAAGAGTTTGGTTTTGAGAAAAAAGAGCTCTGGATGGTCTATTTACCTGCGATGATTTGTGGCGTACTAGCGATGGCGCCTTCAGCTATTTTGGGAGAAAAAAAGCATAAAGCCAAAGAGATGCTGATGATTGGTATTGTCTTTTTTGGTATCAGCTATGTCATGATGGGCTACGCCAAAAGTGCGCCATGGTTTATTGTAGGAGTTGTGCTCTTTTTTATTGGCTTTAATATACATGAGCCTTTGATGCAATCGATGGCAAGCAAATACGCAAAGATTCACCAAAAAGGTGCAGCTCTAGGCGTTTTTAACTCCTTTGGCTATGCGGGAACCTTTGTGGGTGGTGTCTTTGGAGGCTTCTTTTTACAGCACTTTGGTATTATGGAAATTGCATGGGTGATGTTTATCGCCTGTATTTTGTGGCTTTTTTTAATTGCGACCTTACACAATCCAAGCATCAATAAAAACCTCTACCTCCCTTTTGAAACCATTGATTTGACAAGAGTTTTACATCTTAGCCATGTTAAAGGTATCATCGAATGGTATCGCAATGAAAGTGAACAACTTTTAGTCATCAAATACGACTCACAACTCACCGATAAAGAGACCATCTTAGCGGTTTTAGAGTAA
- a CDS encoding YqaA family protein, protein MELLSLLGISFASATLLPGGSEAFFLYLLDQKLNPYTLLTIATLGNTLGSFVNYILGKYASDFSLSKGYIKAKHQHKATLLFERYGMWSLLFSWLPIIGDPLTFVAGVVRYTWWKFLLIVSIAKLARYLFVYAGFLAWI, encoded by the coding sequence GTGGAACTTCTCAGCCTTTTAGGAATTAGCTTTGCTTCTGCCACCCTTTTACCAGGAGGAAGCGAAGCTTTTTTTCTCTACCTGTTAGATCAAAAATTAAACCCTTACACACTTTTAACCATTGCCACGCTTGGCAATACGTTAGGCTCTTTTGTCAATTATATATTAGGAAAATACGCCTCAGATTTTTCCCTCTCAAAAGGCTACATCAAAGCCAAACATCAGCACAAAGCCACGCTTCTTTTTGAGCGCTATGGCATGTGGAGCCTGCTCTTCTCATGGCTTCCCATTATTGGTGACCCGCTCACATTCGTGGCTGGAGTGGTACGGTATACGTGGTGGAAGTTTTTACTCATTGTAAGCATTGCCAAATTGGCACGGTATCTGTTTGTGTATGCGGGATTTTTGGCATGGATTTAG
- a CDS encoding molybdopterin molybdotransferase MoeA, whose protein sequence is MSQNFPPFDETLRALEASICTQFGVENLFVGEALGRFLAVDIVAVENNPTHETASMDGYAIAFSDQDLGKLHVNAFVPAGSETTGVVAQGQCVKTFTGTLMSEGTDTLIPIENVEVEGESIRITTPVFKGHAVRPVGENYKAGEVLIQKGTKIGFAEIGVMAELGMVQVEVFMRPRIAILSTGNEILDFGEVKTSHAQIRSSNHVTVEAILRQMGCETMRFKLIRDERDVIEQQLRQALMWSDIVVTTGGGSVGDFDYLQSILTDMKIQNIIDGSYMKPGRHIRVVKTGHKYIYALPGFPYSASVCTFLFIAPLFRKMRSQKFALPTIKAKMGEFYKKRSKFVEFTACNLRFCEGELVVDLKGKKEGSSAILNNLLDKPSLLRVEKDVLKIEKGEMVDVVLLDV, encoded by the coding sequence ATGAGTCAAAATTTTCCTCCTTTTGATGAAACACTCAGAGCGCTTGAGGCTTCTATTTGCACACAATTTGGTGTTGAAAACCTGTTTGTGGGTGAGGCTTTGGGACGCTTTTTGGCGGTGGATATTGTCGCTGTTGAAAATAACCCTACCCATGAAACTGCCTCAATGGATGGCTATGCCATCGCTTTTAGTGACCAAGACTTAGGGAAGTTACATGTAAACGCTTTTGTGCCTGCTGGGAGTGAAACAACCGGCGTGGTTGCGCAAGGGCAATGCGTGAAAACCTTTACGGGTACACTTATGAGTGAAGGGACAGATACGCTTATTCCGATTGAAAATGTGGAAGTTGAGGGCGAGAGTATTCGCATTACCACTCCTGTTTTCAAAGGACATGCGGTGCGACCTGTGGGAGAGAACTATAAAGCGGGTGAAGTGCTCATTCAAAAAGGGACAAAGATTGGTTTTGCAGAAATTGGGGTGATGGCAGAACTGGGCATGGTACAAGTTGAAGTCTTTATGCGCCCTCGCATTGCTATTCTCTCCACGGGCAATGAAATCTTAGATTTTGGTGAAGTGAAAACCTCTCACGCACAAATTCGAAGCTCCAACCATGTCACCGTTGAAGCCATCTTGCGCCAAATGGGTTGTGAGACGATGCGTTTTAAACTCATCCGTGATGAGCGAGATGTTATTGAGCAACAGCTCCGACAAGCACTCATGTGGAGCGATATTGTCGTAACCACAGGTGGGGGAAGTGTGGGGGATTTTGATTATTTGCAAAGCATCCTCACCGATATGAAGATTCAAAATATCATTGATGGCTCCTACATGAAACCAGGACGACACATTCGTGTGGTCAAAACTGGGCACAAATATATCTACGCACTTCCTGGCTTTCCTTACAGCGCCTCAGTGTGTACCTTTTTGTTTATCGCTCCCTTGTTTCGTAAAATGCGCTCTCAAAAATTTGCTCTACCTACCATCAAAGCTAAAATGGGCGAGTTTTACAAAAAACGCTCTAAATTTGTTGAATTTACTGCGTGTAATCTTCGTTTTTGTGAGGGTGAATTGGTGGTGGATTTGAAAGGCAAAAAAGAGGGCAGTAGCGCCATTTTAAATAACCTTTTAGATAAACCCTCTTTGCTTCGAGTGGAAAAAGATGTTTTAAAGATTGAAAAAGGCGAGATGGTGGACGTGGTATTGCTGGACGTGTAA
- a CDS encoding molybdopterin synthase catalytic subunit, producing MLELHEGSLHVKEILAAWYDKICDKNYGAFIPFVGIVRDEDGIEGLSFDIYEPILQSWFDAWQEKAKAQNAVLLMAHARGDVPNHTSSYISAVVSPKRKVALKLINDFVEDFKANAPIWKYDLIEGQRVYAKDRSHLLQGHGLLKADA from the coding sequence ATGTTAGAATTACATGAAGGCTCTTTACATGTAAAAGAGATTTTGGCTGCGTGGTACGATAAAATCTGCGATAAAAACTACGGTGCGTTTATCCCTTTTGTGGGCATCGTGCGTGATGAAGATGGCATTGAGGGTCTTAGTTTTGATATTTATGAGCCTATTTTGCAAAGCTGGTTTGATGCGTGGCAAGAAAAAGCAAAGGCGCAAAATGCCGTGCTTTTAATGGCACACGCTAGGGGTGACGTGCCCAATCACACGTCAAGTTATATCTCTGCCGTGGTTTCGCCTAAACGAAAAGTTGCCTTAAAATTGATTAACGATTTTGTGGAAGATTTTAAAGCCAATGCGCCCATTTGGAAGTATGATTTGATTGAGGGGCAACGTGTTTATGCTAAAGATCGCTCCCATCTGCTTCAAGGACATGGGCTTTTAAAGGCGGATGCATGA
- a CDS encoding MoaD/ThiS family protein yields MAKVEFLGPIGRPSLDVDIANLNELKDYFKEDKALQEWLGICAVAVNDTLVCDLNMPIASEDKISLLPPVCGG; encoded by the coding sequence GTGGCAAAAGTCGAATTTTTAGGGCCGATTGGGCGTCCTAGCCTTGATGTGGATATTGCAAATTTGAATGAACTCAAAGACTATTTTAAAGAGGACAAAGCACTTCAAGAATGGCTAGGAATTTGCGCTGTTGCGGTCAATGATACGTTGGTGTGTGATTTAAACATGCCGATTGCTTCTGAGGATAAAATCTCCCTTTTACCTCCTGTGTGTGGAGGCTGA
- a CDS encoding iron-sulfur cluster assembly scaffold protein NifU, with translation MGKNSLIGGSIWEEYSQKVQDLMNHPKNMGELTEEDAKNMGGKLVVADFGAESCGDAVRLYWIVDEATEMIKAAKFKSFGCGTAIASSDTMAELCIGKTVSEAVKITNIDVEKAMRDNPDIPAVPPQKMHCSVMAYDVIKAAAASFKGVDAASFEDEIIVCECARVSLGTIKEVIRLNNLTTVEEITNYTKAGAFCKSCVKPGGHEEKEYYLVDILRDTRAEMEHDRLLAISNAQIEGHSSVDFDDLTVVKKFQQIEAVIDENIRPMLVMDGGNLEILDIKEGDDKVTDVYIRYLGACSGCASSSTGTLFAIESVLQEKLSKNIRILPI, from the coding sequence ATGGGAAAAAATAGTTTAATTGGCGGCTCTATTTGGGAAGAGTACAGCCAAAAAGTGCAAGATTTGATGAACCATCCTAAAAATATGGGTGAGCTGACAGAAGAAGATGCAAAAAATATGGGCGGAAAGCTTGTGGTTGCGGACTTTGGTGCGGAGAGCTGTGGCGATGCGGTGAGACTTTACTGGATTGTCGATGAAGCAACGGAAATGATTAAAGCGGCAAAATTTAAAAGTTTTGGCTGTGGTACCGCCATTGCAAGTTCGGATACGATGGCAGAGCTGTGCATTGGCAAAACCGTTTCTGAAGCGGTTAAAATCACCAATATTGACGTTGAAAAAGCGATGCGTGATAATCCTGATATTCCTGCCGTCCCGCCTCAAAAAATGCACTGTTCGGTTATGGCGTATGATGTCATTAAAGCTGCTGCGGCTTCATTTAAAGGCGTGGACGCAGCGTCTTTTGAAGATGAGATTATTGTGTGTGAGTGTGCACGGGTCAGCCTTGGAACGATTAAAGAGGTGATTCGTCTCAATAACCTGACCACCGTAGAAGAGATTACCAATTACACCAAAGCGGGTGCATTTTGTAAATCCTGTGTGAAGCCTGGCGGGCATGAAGAGAAAGAGTATTACTTGGTCGATATTTTACGAGACACGAGAGCTGAGATGGAGCATGATCGTTTATTGGCGATTTCCAATGCGCAAATCGAAGGTCACAGCAGTGTTGATTTTGATGACTTAACGGTGGTGAAAAAATTCCAACAGATTGAAGCCGTCATTGATGAAAACATTCGCCCGATGTTGGTTATGGATGGAGGAAATCTTGAAATTCTTGACATCAAAGAGGGTGATGATAAAGTCACAGATGTTTACATCCGCTATCTTGGTGCGTGTAGTGGCTGTGCGAGCAGTTCAACAGGCACACTTTTTGCTATCGAATCTGTTTTACAAGAGAAATTAAGTAAAAATATACGAATATTACCTATCTAA
- a CDS encoding NifS family cysteine desulfurase, producing the protein MRVYLDNNATTIVDPKVFAEMVPYFCQMYGNPNSLHQFGSESHPALRAAMDQLYAGINASDDDDIVITSCATESNNWVIKSIYNDTILNGDKNHIITSEVEHPAVGASCKFLESLGVNVTYLPVNSDGVINVEDLKNAITDKTALVSIMWANNETGMIFPIEEIGAICKERGVLFHTDAVQAIGKIPVDVQKANVDFLSFSAHKFHGPKGVGGLYIRNGQTLSPFFHGGEHMGGRRSGTLNVAGIVGMGKAMEFAVEALDFEKNNVRRLRDKLEDALLQIPETFVVGTKEQRVPNTILISVKGIEGEAMLWDLNQNGIGASTGSACASEALESNPVMEAIGAEADLAHTALRLSLSRFTTEAEIDYAIEVINKAVLRLRAISSTYAYAPEWHVSKL; encoded by the coding sequence TCTATTTAGATAATAACGCGACAACCATAGTTGATCCTAAAGTGTTTGCAGAGATGGTTCCGTATTTTTGCCAAATGTATGGCAATCCAAATTCATTGCATCAATTTGGGAGTGAGAGTCACCCAGCACTTAGGGCTGCAATGGATCAACTCTATGCTGGTATTAACGCCAGTGATGATGACGACATTGTTATAACATCCTGTGCGACCGAGAGCAATAACTGGGTCATCAAAAGTATCTATAACGACACTATTTTAAATGGCGATAAAAATCATATTATTACCAGTGAAGTGGAACATCCTGCGGTTGGGGCATCCTGTAAATTTTTAGAGAGTTTGGGTGTTAACGTGACCTATCTTCCTGTCAATAGCGATGGTGTCATTAATGTAGAAGACCTAAAAAATGCAATTACCGATAAAACAGCGCTTGTTTCCATTATGTGGGCGAACAATGAAACGGGTATGATTTTTCCGATTGAAGAGATTGGGGCGATTTGTAAAGAAAGAGGAGTACTTTTTCATACGGACGCAGTTCAAGCGATTGGTAAAATTCCTGTGGATGTGCAAAAAGCCAATGTTGATTTTTTAAGCTTTTCAGCGCATAAATTTCACGGACCTAAAGGGGTCGGTGGGCTTTACATTCGCAATGGACAAACTTTGTCACCTTTCTTTCATGGTGGAGAGCATATGGGGGGCAGACGCAGTGGAACCCTCAATGTTGCGGGGATTGTCGGTATGGGAAAAGCGATGGAATTTGCCGTTGAAGCCCTTGATTTTGAAAAAAATAACGTCAGACGTTTGCGGGATAAACTAGAAGATGCTTTGCTTCAAATTCCTGAAACCTTTGTGGTGGGCACGAAAGAACAACGTGTTCCCAATACGATTTTAATTAGTGTTAAAGGTATTGAGGGTGAAGCGATGCTGTGGGATTTGAATCAAAATGGCATTGGAGCCAGTACCGGCAGTGCGTGTGCGAGTGAAGCGCTTGAGTCCAATCCTGTCATGGAAGCTATTGGCGCAGAAGCGGATTTGGCACATACAGCACTTCGTCTTTCGTTGTCTCGTTTTACCACAGAAGCTGAGATTGATTATGCGATTGAAGTGATTAATAAAGCCGTTCTTAGACTTCGTGCGATTTCGAGTACCTATGCGTATGCGCCTGAGTGGCACGTGAGTAAGTTGTAA